The following nucleotide sequence is from Streptomyces brevispora.
GACGGAGCTCGTACGGGACCGGGCGCAGGCGCTGCGCACGCTGGTCGAGGACGTGCTGGAGGTGGCCCGGCTGGACAGTGCGTCCGAGCGGGCCGAGCTGCAGGAGGTCGCGCTGGGCGACTTCGTCAGCCGCCGGATCGCGCTGCTGAACCCGGAGGTGCGGGTCCAGGTGGTCCACGAGTCGTGGGTCAGTACCGATCCGCGCCGGCTGGAGCGCATTCTGGGCAATCTGCTGGTCAACGCCGCCAAGCACGGCTCCACCCCGGTGGAGGTGACGGTCGAGGGCCGGGTGGTGCGCATCCGCGACCACGGCACGGGCTTCCCGGCGGCCCTGCTGCGGGAGGGCCCGAGCCGGTTCCGTACCGGAAGCAGCGACCGGGCCGGGCACGGCCACGGGCTGGGGCTGACGATCGCGGCCGGTCAGGCCCGGGTCCTCGGCGCCCGGCTGACCTTCCGCAACGCCGCCCCCGAGGGCGCGGTCAAGGGCAACGGCGGGGCGATCGCCGTGCTGTGGCTGCCCGAGCACGCGCCGACCGACACCGGCAGCTATCCGTTGCTCCAGCTGGCCGAACAGCGCGGCCCCCAATCGAACGGCAGGACGGCCACCGGTAGCGGCAAGGGCCCCGATCGCAGGTCGCCCGACGGCCTCTGAGCGGTCCGGACGGACGAACGGACGGACACGGCGACGGGGAGGCCCCGGGGTGCGCGCACCCCGGGGCCTCCCCGTGTCGGACAGCAGCCGGCCGGATCAGCCCGCCGCGTCCGCGACGGGCTCCGGACCCGCTCCCCGCAGCGGCACCTCCTTGACGAACAGCGACGCCACCACGGCGATCAGGCCGACCGAGGCGCCCACCAGGAAGGCGAGGTGCGTACCGGACGACACCGCGAACTCGTACGCCTCACGCACCGGGACCGGCAGCTTCGCCAGACTCGCCGCGTCCAGCTGGGCGGACGCCGTGGTGGCCGCCCCGCCGCCACGGGCCACCATCTCGTCCTGCACCCGCCCGGTGAACAGCGCACCCATGATGGCGACGCCGAAGGAGCTGCCGAGCGTACGGAACAGGGTGGTGGCGGACGAGGCGACGCCCATGTCCTTCAGCTCGACGCTGTTCTGCGCGACGAGCATCGTGATCTGCATCAGGAAGCCCATGCCCGCTCCGAGCACGGCCATGTAGATGCCGGAGGTGAAACGGGTGGTGCCGGTGTCCATCTGCGAGAGCAGGAAGAGACCGGCCACCATCAGGATCGAGCCGACGATCGGGAAGATCTTGTACCGGCCGCTGCTGGTGGTGATCCGGCCGGCGATCAGCGAGACGATCATCATCGACAGCAGCATCGGCAGGAGCAGCAGTCCCGAGTTGGTCGCGGAGGCGCCCTGGACGGACTGCTGGAAGAGCGGCAGGAAGAGCACCGCGCCGAACATCACGAAGCCCGACATGAAGCCGACCACGGACATCAGGGTGAAGTTCCGGTTGCGGAAGACGTGCAGCGGGATGATCGGCTCCGCGGCCTTCGTCTCGACGAAGAGGAAGCCGGCCAGCGACGCGACACCGATCGCGATGAGCTCCATGATGACGGCGGAGTTCCAGTCGTACTGCGAGCCGCCCCAGGTGGTGACCAGCACGATCGAGGTGATGCCGACCGTCAGCAGCCCGGCGCCGAGATAGTCGACCTTCGACTTGGTGCGTTCCTGTTTGGGCAGGTGCAGTACAGCGGTGACCATGCCCAGGGCGACGGCGCCCAGCGGCAGGTTGATGTAGAAGCTCCAGCGCCAGCCGAGGTGGTCGGTGATGGTGCCGCCGACCAGCGGTCCGCCGATCATGGCGATCGCCATCACGCCGGCCATCAGGCCCTGGTACTTGCCGCGCTCGCGAGGCGGCACCAGGTCACCGATGATCGCCATGACGCCGACCATCAGACCACCGGCACCGAGGCCCTGGATCGCGCGGAAGCCGATCAGCTGGCCCATGTCCTGGGACATTCCGCTGAGGACCGAGCCGATCAGGAAGAGCACGATGGACGTGAGGAATATGCCCTTGCGGCCGTACATGTCGCCGAGCTTGCCCCAGATGGGGGTGGAGGCGGCGGTGGCCAGGGTATAGGCGGTGACGACCCAGGACAGGTGCTCCAGCCCGCCGAGGTCACCGACGATGGTCGGCATCGCGGTGCCGACGATGAGGTTGTCGAGCATGGCCAGCAGCATGGCGATCATCAGGGCGAGCATCACCACCCGGACGCTGCGCTGCTGCGGCTCGCGTTTCGGCTTGCGGTCGGCTGCCTTCCCGCCCGTCCCCGTCGCCGTCTTCAGGTCCGACATGTTCCCCAACTCCCCTGATCCCCTGCACACCGCGCACTTACTTGACGCCCGGCTAGTTGACTACAGTGGGGGAAAGTACTCCCGTAACTAGCCGGGCGTCAAGTAAGTATGGGAGAGCGCCATGAGCAGCACGTCGCAGCCACGCCGGGGCAACACCCGCCAGCGCATCCAGGACGTCGCTCTGGAACTCTTCGCCGAGCAGGGCTACGAGAAGACCTCACTGCGTGAGATCTCCGAGAAGCTGGACGTCACCAAGGCCGCGCTCTACTACCACTTCAAGACGAAGGAAGACATCCTCGTCAGCATCTTCGAGGACCTCAACCGGCCCGTCACGGATGTGATCGCCTGGGGCCGGGAGCAGCCGCGCACCCTGGAGACGAAGAAGGAGATCCTCGCCCGCTACAGCGAAGCGCTGACCAAGGCCGCCCCGCTCTTCCGCTTCATGCAGGAGAACCAGGCGACCGTGCGCGACCTGAGCATCGGCGCGACGATCAAGGACCGGGTGCTGGGCCTGGTCGACCTGATCAAGGATCCCGACGCCCCGCTCACCGATCAGGTGCGGTGCCTCAGCGCGATCTTCACCCTGCACGCCGGCATGTTCGGGCTCAAAGACATCGACGGCGACGCCGAGGACAAGCGCAAGGCCGTCCTCGAGGTCGCCGTCGATCTGGTGACCCGGGCGCATGACCCGGGTGCCGACCGGTAACGGTCGCCGTGTCCCGGTCCGATCGGATCGGACCGGACCGGGACACGGTTGTGCTGTCGCGGCCCGATCAGGTCGGGACGCGGTTGCGGTGTCGCGGCCCGATCAGACCGAGACGCCCTGCTTGTGCAGGTAGGAGACCGGGTTGACCGCGGAGCCGTAGTTCGCGGTGGTCCGGATCTCGAAGTGCAGGTGCGGGCCGCTGGAGTTGCCGGTGTTGCCGGAGAGGGCGATCTTCTGGCCCTTCTCCACGGACTGGCCGATGTGCACGTCGACCTGCGAGAGGTGCGCGTACTGCGAGTAGGTGCCGTTGCCGTGCTTGATCACAATGGCGTTGCCGTACGCGGGACCGTCGCCGCCACCGTTCGGGCCGGCCTTCACGACGGTGCCGTTGTGCGCGGCCGCGACCTTGGTGCCGATCGGCACGGCGAAGTCCTGGCCGGAGTGCTTGTGTGCCCAGCGGCTGCCGTCGTTGCCGTAGCTCGCGCTCAGCTCGTACTGGGAGACCGGGGTCACCCAGCTCAGCTTCGCGGCGGCGGCCTTCTCGGCCTCGGCCTTCTTGACAGCCACCTGCTCGGCTACCTTGGCCGCCTTGCCCTGCGCGGCCGCCTGCTGGGCGACCGACTCGGCCGCGCCGGCGTTCACCAGGCTCGCGGCGCCGATGGTCCCCGTCGTGCCGACCGCGAACGCAGCGCCCGCACCGAGAACCATCGACGTCCCCAGACCGGCCGCCACCACAGCGCCACGCACACGGGAGGCGGACGGACGGTGGGAGTGCTTGAACGTAACGCGCTTCGACATAG
It contains:
- a CDS encoding TetR/AcrR family transcriptional regulator; the protein is MSSTSQPRRGNTRQRIQDVALELFAEQGYEKTSLREISEKLDVTKAALYYHFKTKEDILVSIFEDLNRPVTDVIAWGREQPRTLETKKEILARYSEALTKAAPLFRFMQENQATVRDLSIGATIKDRVLGLVDLIKDPDAPLTDQVRCLSAIFTLHAGMFGLKDIDGDAEDKRKAVLEVAVDLVTRAHDPGADR
- a CDS encoding MDR family MFS transporter — its product is MSDLKTATGTGGKAADRKPKREPQQRSVRVVMLALMIAMLLAMLDNLIVGTAMPTIVGDLGGLEHLSWVVTAYTLATAASTPIWGKLGDMYGRKGIFLTSIVLFLIGSVLSGMSQDMGQLIGFRAIQGLGAGGLMVGVMAIIGDLVPPRERGKYQGLMAGVMAIAMIGGPLVGGTITDHLGWRWSFYINLPLGAVALGMVTAVLHLPKQERTKSKVDYLGAGLLTVGITSIVLVTTWGGSQYDWNSAVIMELIAIGVASLAGFLFVETKAAEPIIPLHVFRNRNFTLMSVVGFMSGFVMFGAVLFLPLFQQSVQGASATNSGLLLLPMLLSMMIVSLIAGRITTSSGRYKIFPIVGSILMVAGLFLLSQMDTGTTRFTSGIYMAVLGAGMGFLMQITMLVAQNSVELKDMGVASSATTLFRTLGSSFGVAIMGALFTGRVQDEMVARGGGAATTASAQLDAASLAKLPVPVREAYEFAVSSGTHLAFLVGASVGLIAVVASLFVKEVPLRGAGPEPVADAAG
- a CDS encoding M23 family metallopeptidase, with translation MSKRVTFKHSHRPSASRVRGAVVAAGLGTSMVLGAGAAFAVGTTGTIGAASLVNAGAAESVAQQAAAQGKAAKVAEQVAVKKAEAEKAAAAKLSWVTPVSQYELSASYGNDGSRWAHKHSGQDFAVPIGTKVAAAHNGTVVKAGPNGGGDGPAYGNAIVIKHGNGTYSQYAHLSQVDVHIGQSVEKGQKIALSGNTGNSSGPHLHFEIRTTANYGSAVNPVSYLHKQGVSV